A genomic region of Hypanus sabinus isolate sHypSab1 unplaced genomic scaffold, sHypSab1.hap1 scaffold_248, whole genome shotgun sequence contains the following coding sequences:
- the LOC132387996 gene encoding probable G-protein coupled receptor 139 produces the protein MSSMLDRYLSADKMLRVFIAVIGAPVNLVAIAILSRGKCRLSTCTTRYLVAMAAGDLLTVVIEVFLYRIIYKYLPWTFLSITPVCKVMEVLRFIATYCSVWFTVAFTVDRFVAICCQKLKTKYCTGKTAAVILTTTSVLCCLKNITRYFLWEPREIIDNVPWFCKIMDYISSDPWWRVDGWLDTVLTPFIPFAVILLLNALTVRHILADSRVRKGLRGQSNQENRRDPEMESRRRSVVLLFTLSGSFILLWMTNVVNFMYYEIKGLRFRYFDDSEWIFHRVGVLLRNFSCCTNTFIYAVTQSKFREQVISAVKYPVASVLQFMNKAAH, from the exons ATGTCTTCAATGTTGGATAGGTACTTGAGTGCGGATAAAATGTTGAGAgtgttcattgccgtcattggagcTCCTG tgaatttagtggcgattgcgatcctgtcccggggaaagtgccgcctctccacctgcaccactcgctacctggtggccatggcagcgggggatctGCTCACCGTAGTCATCGAGGTCTTTTTATATCGAATCATATATAAATACTTACCGTGGACTTTTCTCAGCATTACACCTGTGTGCAAGGTTATGGAGGTATTGAGGTTCATTGCCAcatactgttctgtctggttcaccgtcgctttcactGTTGATCGCTTTGTAGCgatttgctgtcagaagctgaaaacaaaatattgcaccgggaaaactgcggctgtgattCTAACAACAACTTCCGTACTGTGCTGTCTGAAAAACATTACCCGCTATTTCTTATGGGAACCTAGAGAGAtaatcgacaatgtaccgtggttctgtaaaATCATGGACTATATCTCCAGTGACCCGTGGTGGAGAGTAGATGgttggctcgatacggttttaactccgttcatccctttcgctgtgattctgctgctcaacgctctgacagtcaggcacattttagcggacagtcgcgtccgtaaggggctgaggggtcagagcaaccAGGAGAATCgtagagacccggagatggagagccggaggaggtctgtggttttactcttcactctctccggcagcttcatcctcttgTGGATGACGAACGTTGTAAATTTCATGTATTATGAGATCAAAGGATTACGATTCAGGTATTTcgatgattctgaatggatcttccaCCGCGTCGGAGttttgctgaggaatttcagctgctgcacgaacacatttatttacgcggtcactcagtcgaaattcagggagcaggtgatcagcgcggtgaaatatccggtcgcctcggtgcttcagttcatGAATAAAGCCGCGCACTGA